Proteins co-encoded in one Scylla paramamosain isolate STU-SP2022 chromosome 43, ASM3559412v1, whole genome shotgun sequence genomic window:
- the LOC135093550 gene encoding mitoferrin-1-like, whose protein sequence is MEFDEYESLPTSDVGVHMTAGAVAGIMEHCVMFPIDSVKTRMQSLAPSPEASYRTIREGLVKMVSSEGVMRPLGGVSAVIIGAGPAHAFYFSAYEGIKSRFSSNNELQNHLVNAGAGCGATILHDAVMVPADVIKQRMQVYNSPYSSCFDCISKMYQREGIKSFYRSFTTQMAMNVPFHAIHIVTYEKFQSILNKKREYNPKAHIIAGAAAGAVAAACTTPLDMCKTVLNTQETSALIQLQQSRVVGITGALRTIYLMNGIPGFFKGIRARILYQMPGTAISWSIYELFKHQLSKINRNESGPPHWDSDLRKDSVVRESRSELESSSTNMTDGREKRIILGSTTNKTVERFRSLHMPALTASCAAADDNFLGK, encoded by the exons ATGGAGTTTGATGAGTACGAGTCCTTGCCTACGAGTGACGTGGGGGTGCACATGACGGCCGGAGCAGTGGCAGGAATAATGGAGCATTGCGTAATGTTCCCAATTGATTCTGTGAAG ACACGGATGCAGAGCTTGGCACCTTCCCCTGAGGCATCATACCGCACCATCCGGGAAGGTCTAGTGAAGATGGTGAGCTCGGAGGGTGTCATGCGGCCACTGGGAGGAGTTAGTGCTGTTATCATTGGAGCAGGACCAGCACATGCATTTTACTTCTCAGCATATGAAGGGATAAAATCAAGGTTTAGCTCAAATAATGAACTTCAGAACCATTTAGTAAATG CTGGTGCTGGCTGTGGAGCAACAATTCTACATGATGCTGTCATGGTTCCCGCTGATG tcatcaAACAACGTATGCAGGTGTACAACAGTCCATACTCATCCTGTTTTGACTGCATAAGTAAGATGTACCAAAGAGAAGGCATAAAGTCGTTCTACCGTTCCTTCACCACGCAGATGGCCATGAATGTTCCTTTCCATGCCATCCACATTGTCACCTATGAAAAGTTCCAGagtatcctcaacaagaagagaGAGTACAACCCCAAAGCACACATAATAGCTGGGGCAGCAGCAGGGGCGGTGGCCGCCGCCTGCACCACCCCCTTGGACATGTGCAAGACTGTTCTCAACACTCAGGAAACATCTGCACTCATCCAGTTACAACAGTCTAGAGTGGTGGGCATAACTGGTGCTCTTAGGACCATATATTTAATGAATGGTATCCCTGGATTTTTCAAAGGCATACGAGCCCGCATTCTGTACCAAATGCCAGGAACAGCCATCTCCTGGAGCATTTATGAGTTGTTCAAACACCAGTTGTCaaaaattaatagaaatgaGAGCGGACCTCCACACTGGGACAGTGATCTGAGGAAAGACAGTGTTGTTAGAGAAAGCCGAAGTGAACTTGAATCGTCCAGTACAAACATGactgatggaagggaaaagCGCATCATTCTCGGCTCCACCACAAATAAAACTGTTGAAAGGTTTCGGAGTCTTCATATGCCAGCCCTGACAGCGAGCTGTGCAGCTGCAGATGATAACTTTCTTGGCAAATAG
- the LOC135093573 gene encoding zinc finger protein 143-like produces MNEEVVTIKGEAEDLLDASQHTSVVVVEEGRGALTVVLSDGTQAIVHNTITEEPQADDVEGVAIQLDDGRIGYICGETLLQATSEEQDSLRSNSKFACAFPNCDKTYSSANHLRTHQRNHTGQRPHICHTCKKRFTTGYALKSHLRTHTGEKPYKCPEEQCAKSFKTSGDLQKHVRTHTGERPFKCEICEKSFTTSNIRKVHMRVHTGEKPYECQHEGCGRKFASATNYRNHCRIHTGEKPYVCSVQNCGKRFTEYSSLYKHHMVHNQQKRYYCSHCGRFYRQLSTLSVHKRSVHNIIENEEGQMLWMQTGLDILTEDQDGNEVTMQEGSTIVPAASTSTSTRAVHLPPGMVVKKEEQIIPGSMLSTQLTIQDDCIRIPTMELNGVMAGEAGPDGVLQDDQGTLGNLELDSSGNGSIFVFTDPANLAALQLAVAGPTDGDAGVGDTVEVIRLDDFASVAESTITEDESEAVSLKPELCGRKGKLIVIKEVSLKDEKS; encoded by the exons ATGAATGAAGAAGTAGTAACCATCAAAGGGGAGGCAGAAGACCTGCTAGATGCCTCACAGCACacaa gtgtggtggtggtggaggaggggaggggggcacTGACAGTGGTGCTCTCTGATGGCACGCAGGCCATTGtgcacaacaccatcaccgAGGAACCTCAAG CAGATGATGTGGAGGGTGTGGCTATCCAGCTGGATGACGGCAGGATAGGCTATATCTGTGGGGAGACACTCCTGCAGGCCACGTCTGAGGAACAGGACTCACTACGCTCCAACTCCAAGTTTGCCTGTGCCTTTCCAAACTGTGACAAGACCTACTCCTCTGCAAACCACCTGAGA ACCCACCAGCGTAATCACACAGGACAGCGCCCCCACATCTGTCACACATGTAAGAAGCGCTTCACCACAGGTTATGCCTTGAAGTCTCACTTGcgcacccacactggggagaagCCTTACAAGTGCCCAGAAGAGCAGTGTGCCAAGTCTTTCAAAACTTCAGGAGATCTCCAAAAACATGTTCGCACTCACACAG GGGAGCGACCCTTCAAGTGTGAAATATGTGAGAAATCATTTACAACATCTAACATAAGAAAAGTGCACATGAGGGTCCACACTG GGGAGAAGCCATATGAGTGTCAACATGAGGGATGTGGGAGGAAGTTTGCTTCAGCTACCAACTACAGGAATCATTGCCGTATTCACACGGGGGAAAAACCTTATGTCTGCTCTGTACAA AACTGTGGGAAAAGGTTTACAGAATATTCATCTTTGTACAAACACCACATGGTCCACAATCAGCAGAAGAGATATTATTGCAGTCATTGTGGGAGGTTTTATAGACAGTTGTCAACATTATCTGTTCATAAA CGAAGTGTTCACAATATAATAGAGAACGAAGAGGGACAGATGCTGTGGATGCAGACAGGACTAGACATCCTGACTGAGGATCAGGATGGGAATGAGGTGACCATGCAGGAAGGGTCCACAATAGTGCCTGCAGccagcacctccaccagcaccagGGCTGTTCATCTCCCTCCAGGGATGgtggtgaagaaagaggaacag ATTATTCCTGGGTCCATGTTAAGCACCCAGCTGACCATACAGGATGATTGTATTCGGATACCAACCATGGAGCTGAATGGTGTGATGGCAGGTGAGGCAGGACCTGATGGAGTGCTGCAGGATGACCAGGGCACGTTGGGTAACCTGGAGCTGGACAGTAGTGGAAATGGATCAATCTTTGTGTTTACTGATCCTGCAAATCTGGCAGCCCTACAA CTGGCAGTAGCAGGGCcaacagatggtgatgcaggcGTGGGAGACACAGTGGAGGTCATTCGATTGGATGACTTTGCCAGTGTTGCTGAGTCCACCATCACTGAGGATGAATCAGAAGCTGTTTCCTTAAAACCAGAGTTATGTGGACGAAAAGGGAAGCTTATTGTCATAAAGGAAGTGAGCCTGAAAGATGAAAAGTCATAA